The Streptomyces avermitilis MA-4680 = NBRC 14893 genome contains a region encoding:
- a CDS encoding Maf family protein has translation MTDQPRRRLVLASQSPARLNLLRQAGLDPEVIVSGFDEDRLSAPTPAELALALAEAKASVVAAKPEVQGALVIGCDSVLDLDGEALGKPADAEEATARWKAMRGRAGTLQTGHCIYDTASKRYASATASTVVRFGEPTDEEIAAYVASGEPLHVAGAFTLDGRSAPFIEGIDGDHGNVIGISLPTVRRLLGELGVGITQLWTPREK, from the coding sequence ATGACCGATCAGCCGCGCCGCCGCCTCGTGCTCGCCTCACAGTCCCCCGCCCGGCTCAACCTGCTGCGGCAGGCCGGCCTCGACCCCGAAGTGATCGTGAGCGGGTTCGACGAGGACCGCCTGAGCGCACCGACCCCCGCCGAACTCGCCCTCGCGCTGGCCGAGGCGAAGGCCTCCGTCGTGGCGGCGAAGCCCGAGGTCCAGGGCGCACTGGTGATCGGCTGCGACTCGGTGCTCGACCTGGACGGCGAGGCCCTCGGCAAGCCCGCGGACGCCGAGGAGGCCACCGCCCGCTGGAAGGCGATGCGCGGCCGGGCGGGCACCCTCCAGACCGGGCACTGCATCTACGACACGGCGAGCAAGCGCTACGCCTCGGCGACCGCGTCCACCGTCGTCCGCTTCGGCGAGCCGACGGACGAGGAGATCGCCGCGTACGTCGCCTCCGGCGAACCCCTCCACGTGGCCGGGGCGTTCACCCTCGACGGCCGCTCGGCCCCCTTCATCGAGGGCATCGACGGCGACCACGGCAACGTCATCGGCATCTCCCTGCCGACGGTGCGCCGCCTGCTCGGCGAACTGGGCGTCGGCATCACGCAGCTGTGGACGCCCCGGGAGAAGTGA
- a CDS encoding acetyl/propionyl/methylcrotonyl-CoA carboxylase subunit alpha: protein MRKVLIANRGEIAVRVARACRDAGIASVAVYAEPDRDALHVRAADEAFALGGDTPATSYLDIAKVLQAAKDSGADAIHPGYGFLSENAEFAQAVLDAGLVWIGPPPQAIRDLGDKVAARHIAQRAGAPLVAGTPDPVSGADEVVAFAREHGLPIAIKAAFGGGGRGLKVARTLEEVPELYDSAVREAVAAFGRGECFVERYLDKPRHVETQCLADTHGNVVVVSTRDCSLQRRHQKLVEEAPAPFLSDAQVEELYSSSKAILKEAGYVGAGTVEFLVGVDGTISFLEVNTRLQVEHPVTEEVAGIDLVREMFRIADGEELGYGDPELRGHSFEFRINGEDPGRNFLPAPGTVTTFAPPSGPGVRLDAGVESGSVIGPAWDSLLAKLIVTGATREQALQRAARALAEFNVEGMATAIPFHRAVVRDPAFAPELTGSAEPFTVHTRWIETEFVNEIKPFTVPTDADAEEEPGRETVVVEVGGKRLEVSLPSSLGMSLARTGLAAGAKPKRRAAKKSGPVASGDTLASPMQGTIVKVAVEEGQEVQEGDLVVVLEAMKMEQPLNAHKSGTIKGLGAEVGASITSGAAICEIKD from the coding sequence GTGCGCAAGGTGTTGATCGCCAACCGTGGCGAAATCGCTGTCCGCGTCGCCCGGGCCTGCCGTGACGCCGGGATCGCGAGCGTGGCCGTGTACGCGGAGCCGGACCGGGACGCGCTGCACGTCCGGGCGGCCGACGAGGCGTTCGCCCTGGGCGGTGACACCCCGGCCACCAGTTACCTGGACATCGCCAAGGTGCTCCAGGCCGCCAAGGATTCCGGTGCGGACGCCATCCACCCGGGTTACGGCTTTCTTTCCGAGAACGCGGAGTTCGCCCAGGCGGTCCTGGACGCGGGCCTCGTCTGGATCGGGCCGCCGCCGCAGGCCATCCGCGACCTCGGCGACAAGGTCGCCGCCCGGCACATCGCGCAGCGCGCGGGTGCCCCCCTCGTGGCGGGCACGCCCGACCCGGTCTCCGGCGCCGACGAGGTCGTCGCGTTCGCCCGGGAGCACGGTCTGCCGATCGCCATCAAGGCCGCCTTCGGTGGCGGCGGGCGCGGTCTGAAGGTGGCCCGCACCCTCGAAGAGGTCCCCGAGCTGTACGACTCGGCGGTCCGCGAGGCGGTCGCCGCGTTCGGCCGCGGCGAGTGCTTCGTCGAGCGGTACCTCGACAAGCCCCGGCACGTCGAGACGCAGTGCCTGGCCGACACCCACGGCAACGTGGTCGTCGTGTCCACCCGCGACTGCTCCCTCCAGCGCCGTCACCAGAAGCTGGTCGAGGAGGCCCCGGCGCCGTTCCTGTCGGACGCCCAGGTCGAGGAGCTGTACTCCTCCTCCAAGGCGATCCTGAAGGAGGCCGGCTACGTCGGCGCGGGCACCGTCGAGTTCCTCGTCGGTGTCGACGGCACCATCTCCTTCCTCGAGGTCAACACCCGCCTCCAGGTCGAACACCCGGTCACCGAGGAGGTCGCCGGCATCGACCTCGTGCGGGAGATGTTCCGCATCGCCGACGGCGAGGAACTCGGCTACGGCGACCCCGAGCTGCGTGGTCATTCCTTCGAGTTCCGTATCAACGGCGAGGACCCGGGCCGCAACTTCCTGCCCGCCCCCGGCACGGTGACGACCTTCGCCCCGCCGTCGGGCCCGGGCGTGCGCCTGGACGCCGGCGTCGAGTCCGGCAGCGTGATCGGCCCCGCCTGGGACTCCCTGCTCGCCAAGCTGATCGTCACCGGCGCCACCCGCGAACAGGCTCTCCAGCGCGCCGCCCGCGCCCTGGCCGAGTTCAACGTCGAGGGCATGGCCACCGCCATCCCGTTCCACCGCGCGGTGGTCAGGGACCCGGCGTTCGCCCCCGAACTCACCGGCTCCGCCGAACCGTTCACGGTCCACACCCGCTGGATCGAGACCGAGTTCGTCAACGAGATCAAGCCGTTCACCGTCCCCACCGACGCGGACGCCGAGGAGGAGCCCGGTCGCGAGACCGTCGTCGTCGAGGTCGGCGGCAAGCGCCTGGAAGTCTCCCTGCCGTCCTCCCTCGGCATGTCGCTGGCCCGCACCGGCCTCGCGGCGGGCGCCAAGCCCAAGCGCCGCGCGGCCAAGAAGTCCGGCCCGGTGGCCTCCGGGGACACCCTCGCCTCCCCGATGCAGGGCACCATCGTCAAGGTCGCCGTCGAGGAGGGCCAGGAGGTCCAGGAAGGCGACCTGGTCGTCGTACTCGAAGCGATGAAGATGGAACAGCCGCTGAACGCGCACAAGTCCGGCACCATCAAGGGTCTGGGCGCCGAGGTCGGCGCGTCCATCACCTCCGGCGCCGCCATCTGCGAGATCAAGGACTGA
- a CDS encoding helix-turn-helix transcriptional regulator, with protein MEISGADAQRVLTLVRGIEEADSVEEFQEQALPGLMELIPADAAQSYRIAVDGVGLSTLSLPTDSFHEDPMVIYDHPLDHPLTEVMLQTPTPEAWRVSDVAGDRQWERTHCYNLDFRPFGLRRHLVASAGSDMSVVEGYALVRSGQDFTERERDLLGFAQLQLRAVHRALRERARLRLLAAAALELVGGHDRGVAALDDGRPYPLNAAAAHLLPAVRHDPRLGRTEPFTARDVEVRYVAPAAPGLPALLLLRDLGRGRAVARLFGVTDQEHRTLRHLDSGLTATETARRMGLSPTTVRGYIAALHRKLEAGHTAALLRRGRDLGLLAD; from the coding sequence ATGGAGATCAGCGGTGCGGACGCGCAACGCGTACTGACACTGGTACGAGGAATCGAAGAGGCCGACTCCGTCGAGGAGTTCCAGGAACAGGCGCTGCCCGGGCTGATGGAGCTGATCCCGGCCGACGCGGCGCAGAGTTACCGGATAGCGGTCGACGGCGTCGGTCTGTCCACCCTCTCGCTGCCGACGGACTCCTTCCACGAGGACCCGATGGTCATCTACGACCATCCCCTCGACCACCCGCTGACCGAGGTCATGCTCCAGACGCCGACCCCGGAGGCATGGCGGGTGAGCGACGTGGCCGGCGACCGGCAGTGGGAACGCACCCACTGCTACAACCTGGACTTCCGCCCCTTCGGGTTACGGCGGCACCTGGTGGCGTCGGCCGGGTCCGACATGTCCGTGGTCGAGGGCTACGCACTGGTCCGCTCCGGCCAGGACTTCACCGAACGGGAACGCGACCTGCTCGGCTTCGCCCAGCTCCAACTCCGCGCCGTGCACAGGGCGCTGCGGGAGCGAGCCCGGTTGCGGCTGCTGGCCGCCGCCGCCCTGGAACTGGTCGGCGGGCACGACCGGGGTGTCGCCGCACTCGACGACGGCCGCCCGTACCCCCTCAACGCGGCCGCGGCCCACCTGCTGCCGGCCGTACGGCACGATCCCCGGCTCGGCCGCACCGAACCGTTCACCGCACGGGACGTCGAGGTGCGCTACGTCGCCCCCGCCGCACCCGGCCTTCCCGCGCTGCTCCTGCTCCGGGACCTCGGGCGGGGGCGGGCCGTCGCCCGGCTGTTCGGCGTGACCGACCAGGAGCACCGGACGCTGCGGCACCTCGACAGCGGCCTCACGGCGACCGAGACGGCCCGGCGGATGGGGCTGTCGCCGACCACCGTGCGGGGCTACATCGCCGCCCTGCACCGCAAGCTCGAGGCCGGGCACACGGCGGCGCTGCTGCGCCGGGGACGGGACCTCGGACTGCTCGCCGACTGA